The Pseudalkalibacillus hwajinpoensis nucleotide sequence ATCTACTTTTCAAACAAACACAGGAGAATCAGAAACGAAATACGCGATTGGATTGTTTGGCTTACGCATCCCAATATGGGGCTTCTCTAAACCAGATTTTGAACACTACGAAGAGCTCAAAAGAGAGACTGATTTTCATTTTTTGAAGTGGGAAATCCCGATAGCTTTTCAAACGACTGAGGTGCTGGCAACAAAGGAAGTGACAAGAAAATACACAGAAAAAGAAGCACTGAATGCGGCGCGTAGTGTTAGTCGGGAGGACATCCTAAATAAAACCTCCAAAGAAGCTGAAATTAAAGAGGAAAAGATTTTGCACCATGAGGTAGAGAATGGTAAAGTAAACGTAAAGATACACTATGAAGTAATAGAAGAGATCGGGAAAGACATACCGATTATTCAAGGAGATTGATGGCTATTGGCAGAATCTTATGTTGATCTTACATTGCAGTTAGAAAATTCTAATGAAGCTCAAAGCTTATTTGGTCCTGGCGATGAGCATTTAAAGATAATTGAGGAATCACTTGAAGTTTCACTTGTTACTCGTGGAGAAGGCATATCCGTAAAAGGTAATGAAGAAACCATCGCCATGGTAAAGGAAGTTGTCCACACGCTTCATACCCTTATAAAACGCGGAGCAAGTATCTCAGGGAGAGATGTCGTTTATGCTTGTCAACTTGTTCAACAGGGAATGCTAGATCAGCTTCTTGAACTTTACCAAGAAGAAATCACAACGAACGCTAAAGGGAAACCGATTAAAGTTAAGACGCTGGGACAGCGTCATTATGTGTCGGCTATGAAGAAAACCGATCTGGTATTTGGGATTGGTCCAGCTGGAACTGGTAAGACGTATCTTGCCGTTGTAATGGCGGTAACAGCTCTCAAGTACAACCAGGTGAAGAAAATTGTGCTAACTCGCCCAGCAGTTGAAGCTGGAGAGAGTCTTGGGTTTTTACCAGGGGATCTGAAGGAAAAGGTGGACCCATACTTACGCCCATTGTACGATGCGCTTCATGATGTACTTGGTGTAGAACAAACGACGCGCTTAATTGAACGTGGTACGATCGAAATTGCTCCACTTGCCTATATGAGAGGTCGGACGCTTGATGATAGCTACGTTATCTTAGATGAAGCACAAAATACAACCTCTCAGCAAATGAAAATGTTCTTAACACGATTAGGATTTGGTTCTAAAATGGTCATCACTGGAGATATAACGCAAATTGACCTTCCGAAAGGTAAAGAATCAGGCCTTGCTGCTGCCGAAAAAATCCTTAAGAGAGTAAAAGACGTTTCATTTATTTACTTACAGCAAACGGATGTGGTCCGGCACCCATTAGTTCAACGAATTATTGACGCATACGAGCATGAAACGAAATAAGCTTTCAAAGGCCCGTGAAAAACGGGTCTTTTTTTAGCCTTTAAGAATTCAACACGATACCTTTATCTTTTATGTTTTCATCAAGTTGAACTGCTTCCAATCAGTTTAACTTATTGTGAGATTCCGCTCCATTTATTAGGGAATTCTGATAAAATATGAAGAAGAGTAGTAGAGGCCAGAACTTATGAGGTGAAGAAAGCTATGGTTGCGAAGATTAAACGTCTGTTTCAGGATAATCTCCGTAATATTGAACGAATAAAAATGGTGAAATGGTCTCTTTATGGCCTGGTTGCTCTCATCATGTATTTAACGATGCTTTCAAATGTCATTCCTGAATCATTGGACGTTTCTCTTTATTCAAGAGCAGATCATGATATAGCTTCGCCTATTACGATCGAAAATAAAACAGCCACAGAAGATGAACGATCGAAAGCAGCTCAAATCGACGCAAAATATGTTTACAGAGATGAAGTTTCTCAGTCACAGGTCGATCAATTAAATGATTTGTTTTCAGGTATTGAAAAGGTTAAAAACAATGATAGTGATGACGCTGAAACGACAGAAGAGAAAATAACAGAGCTTGAATCTTTACTATCTGTGTCGATGTCAGCAGAACTTTCAAACGAAACTCTCGTCCCACTTCTTGAAGCGGAATTGTCTCAAATTAGCTTAATTAAAGAGCTGACACTATCTGAAGTAATGGAAGTCATGACTGATAGAGTGTCTATTGATAATTTAGAGCAATCTAAAACGGATGTGGAAGATCGGTTATCCCTTACTTCTCTACCTACTGAGCAGAAAAAAGCAATGATAACAGTAGCACAGCAGAGTATTGTGCCTAATTATTTTCTAGATCCAGAACAAACCGAACAAAGTCGTCAAGAAGCAATAGAAGCAGTTCAGCCGGTTATGATTCGTGAAGGCCAAATTATCGTTGAAGAAGGAGCGATGATTAACAGAGAAGTGATGGAGCAATTAAGACTAGCTGGTCTTCTTGATGAGGGGTTTGATGCAGTTCCTTATATCGGCCTTGCATTGCTAGTTGTCCTTCTTACTGGTTATTTGTATTACTTCTTTCAGGATGTAAATTCAAGAGTCCGCTCAGCCAATACAAATTTATTGATTCTCGTTCTCATTTATCTCAGCACACTGCTTGTTCTGAAACTATCGAGCTTGATGCAGGGAATTGAATTGCCGGGTATTGCTTATATTGTTCCTGTAGCGGTAGGTTCTATGCTCATCAAAATGCTCTTTAATGAACAATTAGCCATTGCATCAAGCTTCCTCTTTGGAGTGTGTGCTGGCGTGTTTTTCAACGGAGAAATAACGGGACCAATGAATGCGTCACTTGCTTTCTATGTATTGATGAGTTCATTATCGGGAGTCTTTTTCCTCGGTAAAAGAAATCATCGATCCAACATATTGAAAGCAGGATTACTAGTATCCTTAATAAACATCGTTTCAGTGGCTATATTATTAATGTTAAAGAACGGACAATACAGTGGAATCGAATTAAGCTACCATTTCTTGTTTGCTTTCGTATCAGGTTTTCTTTCATCTATGTTAACACTGGGACTTATGCCTTTCTTTGAAGCAGGTTTTAGGATCATCTCGACTACAAGATTAATCGAATTATCTAATCCAAATCATCCACTTCTGAGAAAAATTCTTGTTGAAACACCGGGAACGTATCACCATAGTGTAATGGTTGCTAACTTATCGGAGGCAGCATGTGAATCGATTGGAGCCAACGGTTTACTAGCAAGGGTGGGAGCCTATTACCACGACATTGGTAAAACAAAACGCCCCCACTTCTTCATTGAAAATCAAATGAATATGGAAAATCCGCATGATAAAATTTCTCCATATTTAAGTAAAACAATTATCGTTTCTCATGCCACTGACGGGGCGGAGATGCTTAGGATGCATCGATTGCCAAAAGAAATTGTGGATATAGCTGAACAACATCACGGAACGACACTGCTGAAGTTCTTTTATTACAAAGCAAGTGAACAATCTGATCAGCAGGTGTCTGAAGCTGAATTCCGCTATCCTGGACCAAGAGCTCAAACGAAGGAAGCCGCTGTAGTTGGAATTGCAGACTGTATCGAAGCGGCAGTGAGGTCGATGAACAAACCAAACCCTGATACCATTGAATCGCTCGTAAGAAAAATTATTACTGAAAGACTTGAAGATGGACAGTTTGACGAATGTGATTTATCTCTCAGAGAGCTCGACATTGTTGCAAAAACAATATTAGAAACATTAAATGGTATTTTTCATAGTCGAATTGAATATCCAACAGAATTAAAAAAGAAGGTGACTTCATGAATTTAACGATAGACTTTGTTGATGAGACGAACTCAATTAAAAAAGAGCAGCTTGAGATGCTCGAGAATTTATTAAACCATGCTGCAAAGGAAGAAGAGGTTAGACCGGGAAGTGAAGTGTCGGTTATGTTTGTGGATAATGAACGTATTACCGAGATCAATCGCGAATATCGTGGGAAAGATCAACCGACAGATGTCATTTCCTTCGCACTTGATGATGAGGAAGAGGGAGAAGAACCGCTTATTATTGGTGAAGAACTACCGCATTTACTCGGAGAAATTGTTATTTCCGTTCCAAAAATAGAGGATCAAGCTACTGAATATGGACATAGTTTTGAGCGGGAGCTTGGCTTTTTAAGTGTTCATGGTTTTCTTCATTTACTGGGTTATGATCATATGACCGAGGAAGATGAGAAAGAAATGTTCGGAAAACAAAAAGTGCTGTTAGAACAATATGGCCTCACGAGATAATCGGTCGAGGTTGTTACGGTTTTTACGTAGCTTTCTATATGCTTCACAAGGCTTTCGTTATTTAGTGAAAAATGAACAAAATTTTCTATTTCATCTTATTGCAGGTAGTTTCGTTCTGATAGCGGGGCTAATTCTTGAGCTATCTGTGATAAAGATGAGCATATTATTAACTGTAATCGGTATCATGTTAAGCTTAGAAGCGTTAAATACAGGGATTGAGAGATCGATTGACTTAATTACCGAAAAAGAACATCCTATAGCGAAAGTAGCAAAAGATGTTTCAGCCGCTGCAGTCTTTCTTTTTGCGGTCATTTCAGTTATAATCGGTATCCTTCTCTTTTTCGAACCGATTGTTCACTTGTTTCAGTCATAAGGAGGAATAGTAATGGATAAGCAAATGTTGATTGATGAAGCTAAAAAGGCAAGAGAAATGGCTTACGTTCCCTATTCAAAATTCAAAGTAGGTGCAGCTCTTCTTTCTGAAGATGGCACAGTATTTGGTGGATGTAATATTGAGAACGCTGCATACAGCATGTGTAACTGTGCGGAGCGTACAGCCCTATTTAAAGCCTACTCAGAAGGTCATAAAGCATATAAAGCGATTGCAGTAGTTGCAGATACTAAAAGGCCAGTCCCACCTTGTGGTGCGTGTAGACAGGTGATATCTGAACTTTGTTCTCCAGATATGCAAGTTATCTTAACAAACTTAGATGGAAAAATACATGAATTAACCGTCAGCGATTTGCTTCCTGGCGCATTTTCACCGGAGGATTTGAATGAGTAAAGAAGTATTTAAGTCAGGATTTGTATCAATTGTTGGTAGACCAAATGTAGGGAAATCAACTTTGTTAAACGAAGTGATTGGCCAAAAAATTGCGATTATGAGTGATAAAGCCCAAACAACGCGCAACAAAGTTCAAGGCGTTTATACGAGAGATGATGCACAAGTTGTCTTTATCGATACGCCAGGGATTCATAAGCCAAAACATAAACTAGGCGACTTTATGATTAAAATGGCTCAAAGTTCATTAAATGAAGTCGATTTAATATTGTTCGTTATTAATGCTGAAGAAGGTTACGGAGCTGGGGATCAGTATATTATTGATCGCTTGCAGAATGTAGAAAGTCCAGTCTTCCTAGTCATTAATAAAATTGATCAAGTTCACCCTGATCAATTGTTCCCTATGATTAATTTTTATAAAGATAAATATTCATTTGCCGAAATCGTTCCGATTTCTGCTTTGCAAGGAAATAATGTGAATACACTTTTAGAGCAGGTAGTTGGCTATCTTGAAGAAGGGCCCCAATATTACCCAAGTGATCATGTGACCGATCACCCTGAACGATTTATTGTGGCAGAGCTTGTAAGGGAGAAAGTTCTTCATTTGACAAGAGAAGAAATCCCTCACTCAGTTACAGTTGTCACAGAACAAATGGTCAAACGTGAAGGTTCTGATGTCATTGATATTCATGTCACCGTCGTCGTAGAACGCTCTTCTCAAAAAGGCATTATCATCGGAAAACAGGGGAAAATGCTAAAAGAAGTAGGAAAGCGAGCAAGGCAAGATATTGAAGCCCTTCTTGGTTCACGTGTATTTATGGAGATTTGGGTGAAGGTAGTAAAGGATTGGCGAAACAAACCATCATCATTACGTGATTATGGTTACCGGGAAGATGACTATTAAGTGAAATTTTGTTAAATATTCCATCACATAAACCGACATATGTCAGGTCAAGCTAGAGGTAAGAGAAAAACTTTTTACAAAATGAAAGGTGGGATCTAAAGTGTTAGAGTTTACCTGGAAAATATTTTGTGAAACAGGAAACATTGATACTTATCTTCTTTTGAAGGAAATGGAAACACCGAGCGATGAAGAGGGAGAATCTCTTATCGATTTGGAAGAAGTAACTCGCCTCACTTGACCTTATGGAATGTTAACAGGAAACGGTTGGTGAATGTTCTTGTTAAAAAAGGTTGAAGGAATTGTGATTCGAACCGTAGACTATGGTGAAACAAATAAAATACTAACACTTTTTTCAAGAGAGACGGGTAAGGTTGGCGTTATGGCAAGAGGCGCAAAAAAACCTAAAAGCCGTCTTTCTGCTGTTTCTCAACTTTTTGTATATGGTCAGTATCTTTACCAGCATACATCCGGTCTTGGGGGACTGAATCAGGGGGAAATCATTGATTCATTTCGTTCCATTCGCAATGATCTTTTTCTTACCTCATATGCTGCTTATGCGGCAGAGCTTGTTGACAAATTAACAGAGGAACGAAAGCCTAACCCCTATTTATTTGAGATGCTCTATCAGGTGCTGCACGCGTTAGATGAAGAAAAAGACCCTGAAGTAGTGGTGTTTATATTCGAATTGAAAATGCTACGTGTTGCTGGAATAACCCCTCAACTGGATCGTTGTGCGAACTGCGGCCTTCCTGAAGGGAAATTCCACTTTTCAATTAATGAAGGTGGATTGCTATGTCACCGTTGTCTTTCAGTCGATCCTTATCATCTTCCAATGACAAAACGAACGGCAGAGCTTCTTCACCTGTTTGCCCACATTGATCTCGGAAGATTAGGAAATATTTCACTTAAAGATGAAACAAAAAAAGAGATTAGGCACATTCTTAATTTGTATTTTGACGCTTATTCGGGTCTTTACCTAAAGTCAAAACGATTTTTGGATCAGTTAGACAAATTCAAACTTGAGTAAAAAGTCTGCGGAGAGAGAATCCGGAGGCTTTTTATTTTCAATAGAGCTAAATCAACGATGTTCCATCATATAGCTTTTATTTACTTCACAATATCACTTAAAAAGTTTTTATGGCTTGATTTTTTCAAATACAGGCTTGATGCTTTCGTTCAAATGGTATAATCGTATATAATAATGAAAATACAGTATAACATTTTTAGTAAAGGTGGTGATTCTTATCCAACTGAATAATCGACAGGAAACAATCCTTCAGATCGTAAAAAACGAAGGACCTATTACAGGCGAGCATATTGCTGAAAAGCTTAGTTTGACTCGCGCAACGCTTAGACCTGATCTTGCTATCCTTACAATGGCAGGTTATCTTGACGCACGGCCAAGAGTTGGGTATTTTTATACAGGGAAAACAGGCTCACAACTT carries:
- a CDS encoding diacylglycerol kinase family protein, with the translated sequence MASRDNRSRLLRFLRSFLYASQGFRYLVKNEQNFLFHLIAGSFVLIAGLILELSVIKMSILLTVIGIMLSLEALNTGIERSIDLITEKEHPIAKVAKDVSAAAVFLFAVISVIIGILLFFEPIVHLFQS
- the recO gene encoding DNA repair protein RecO, giving the protein MLKKVEGIVIRTVDYGETNKILTLFSRETGKVGVMARGAKKPKSRLSAVSQLFVYGQYLYQHTSGLGGLNQGEIIDSFRSIRNDLFLTSYAAYAAELVDKLTEERKPNPYLFEMLYQVLHALDEEKDPEVVVFIFELKMLRVAGITPQLDRCANCGLPEGKFHFSINEGGLLCHRCLSVDPYHLPMTKRTAELLHLFAHIDLGRLGNISLKDETKKEIRHILNLYFDAYSGLYLKSKRFLDQLDKFKLE
- the era gene encoding GTPase Era gives rise to the protein MSKEVFKSGFVSIVGRPNVGKSTLLNEVIGQKIAIMSDKAQTTRNKVQGVYTRDDAQVVFIDTPGIHKPKHKLGDFMIKMAQSSLNEVDLILFVINAEEGYGAGDQYIIDRLQNVESPVFLVINKIDQVHPDQLFPMINFYKDKYSFAEIVPISALQGNNVNTLLEQVVGYLEEGPQYYPSDHVTDHPERFIVAELVREKVLHLTREEIPHSVTVVTEQMVKREGSDVIDIHVTVVVERSSQKGIIIGKQGKMLKEVGKRARQDIEALLGSRVFMEIWVKVVKDWRNKPSSLRDYGYREDDY
- a CDS encoding YqzL family protein codes for the protein MLEFTWKIFCETGNIDTYLLLKEMETPSDEEGESLIDLEEVTRLT
- a CDS encoding HD family phosphohydrolase, with protein sequence MVAKIKRLFQDNLRNIERIKMVKWSLYGLVALIMYLTMLSNVIPESLDVSLYSRADHDIASPITIENKTATEDERSKAAQIDAKYVYRDEVSQSQVDQLNDLFSGIEKVKNNDSDDAETTEEKITELESLLSVSMSAELSNETLVPLLEAELSQISLIKELTLSEVMEVMTDRVSIDNLEQSKTDVEDRLSLTSLPTEQKKAMITVAQQSIVPNYFLDPEQTEQSRQEAIEAVQPVMIREGQIIVEEGAMINREVMEQLRLAGLLDEGFDAVPYIGLALLVVLLTGYLYYFFQDVNSRVRSANTNLLILVLIYLSTLLVLKLSSLMQGIELPGIAYIVPVAVGSMLIKMLFNEQLAIASSFLFGVCAGVFFNGEITGPMNASLAFYVLMSSLSGVFFLGKRNHRSNILKAGLLVSLINIVSVAILLMLKNGQYSGIELSYHFLFAFVSGFLSSMLTLGLMPFFEAGFRIISTTRLIELSNPNHPLLRKILVETPGTYHHSVMVANLSEAACESIGANGLLARVGAYYHDIGKTKRPHFFIENQMNMENPHDKISPYLSKTIIVSHATDGAEMLRMHRLPKEIVDIAEQHHGTTLLKFFYYKASEQSDQQVSEAEFRYPGPRAQTKEAAVVGIADCIEAAVRSMNKPNPDTIESLVRKIITERLEDGQFDECDLSLRELDIVAKTILETLNGIFHSRIEYPTELKKKVTS
- a CDS encoding PhoH family protein: MAESYVDLTLQLENSNEAQSLFGPGDEHLKIIEESLEVSLVTRGEGISVKGNEETIAMVKEVVHTLHTLIKRGASISGRDVVYACQLVQQGMLDQLLELYQEEITTNAKGKPIKVKTLGQRHYVSAMKKTDLVFGIGPAGTGKTYLAVVMAVTALKYNQVKKIVLTRPAVEAGESLGFLPGDLKEKVDPYLRPLYDALHDVLGVEQTTRLIERGTIEIAPLAYMRGRTLDDSYVILDEAQNTTSQQMKMFLTRLGFGSKMVITGDITQIDLPKGKESGLAAAEKILKRVKDVSFIYLQQTDVVRHPLVQRIIDAYEHETK
- the ybeY gene encoding rRNA maturation RNase YbeY; the encoded protein is MNLTIDFVDETNSIKKEQLEMLENLLNHAAKEEEVRPGSEVSVMFVDNERITEINREYRGKDQPTDVISFALDDEEEGEEPLIIGEELPHLLGEIVISVPKIEDQATEYGHSFERELGFLSVHGFLHLLGYDHMTEEDEKEMFGKQKVLLEQYGLTR
- a CDS encoding cytidine deaminase, encoding MDKQMLIDEAKKAREMAYVPYSKFKVGAALLSEDGTVFGGCNIENAAYSMCNCAERTALFKAYSEGHKAYKAIAVVADTKRPVPPCGACRQVISELCSPDMQVILTNLDGKIHELTVSDLLPGAFSPEDLNE